The following are encoded together in the Kwoniella europaea PYCC6329 chromosome 1, complete sequence genome:
- a CDS encoding 3-deoxy-7-phosphoheptulonate synthase produces MYTPPKISVRDAMDMLDDRRVKCTRPLIPPQILLEELPLSLKGAQTVLDGRRQVEAVVKGDDDRLLVVVGPCSVHDPAQAIEYAKKLAEYAQEAKDDLMIVMRVYFEKPRTTVGWKGLINDPDMNGTYQINRGLKLARKLLLDITELGLPTAGEFLDVISPQYLADLSSWGAIGARTTESQVHRELASALSMSVGFKNGTDGSIDIAVDAIKAAGSGHTFLSVTKQGLSAIVETEGNNSTHVILRGSSKGPNYAAEHVQSAGEKLKKAGLPAKIMIDCSHGNSSKQHIKQIEVGHDISSQMSSGSTSQMIMGVMIESNINEGKQSVPPEGPSGLKYGVSVTDACISLEQTIPLLDELRKGVQVRRENVRHKHLNGE; encoded by the exons ATGTACACTCCTCCCAAGATATCAGTCAGAGAC GCAATGGACATGTTAGATGATAGAAGAGTGAAATGCACCAGACCGCTGATACC ACCTCAAATCTTGCTTGAAGA actccctctttctctcaaaGGTGCTCAGACGGTATTAGACGGTCGAAGACAGGTAGAAGCAGTTGtaaaaggagatgatgataggcTTCTGGTCGTTGTTGG ACCATGTTCGGTTCACGATCCCGCTCAAGCCATAGAATACGCCAAGAAATTGGCTGAATACGCTCAAGAAGctaaagatgatttgatgattgtcATGAGAGTTTACTTTGAGAA ACCTAGAACAACAGTAGGATggaaaggattgatcaaCG ACCCCGATATGAACGGTACTTACCAGATTAACCGAGGTCTCAAACTTGCCCGAAAACTCTTATTGGACATCACAGAATTAGGTTTACCCACCGCTGGAGAATTCTTAG ATGTCATCTCACCTCAATACCTTGCTGATCTCAGTTCATGGGGTGCCATTGGAGCTCGAACGACTGAATCTCAAGTACATCGAGAATTAGCGAGTGCCCTGTCAATGAGTGTAGGATTCAAGAATGGTACT GACGGCTCAATCGACATCGCCGTAGATGCCATCAAAGCCGCTGGATCAGGTCATACTTTCTTATCAGTCACCAAACAAGGTCTTTCAGCTATCGTCGAAACCGAGGGAAATAACTCCACTCACGTTATATTGAGAGGATCATCGAAAGGACCCAACTACGCTGCTGAACATGTTCAATCGGCTGGAGAGAAATTGAAAAAGGCTGGATTACCTGCTAAGATCATG ATCGATTGTTCTCATGGTAATTCATCGAAACAACATATCAAACAGATTGAAGTAGGACATGACATT TCATCCCAAATGTCATCCGGATCAACTTCGCAAATGATCATGGGCGTaatgatcgaatcgaataTCAACGAAGGTAAACAGAGTGTACCTCCCGAAGGACCATCAGGTTTGAAATACGGTGTATCGGTTACCGATGCATGTATCTCTTTGGAACAGACTATACCATTGTTGGATGAATTGAGGAAAGGTGTACAGGTCAGAAGAGAGAATGTGAGGCATAAACATTTGAATGGGGAATAA
- a CDS encoding ADP-ribosylation factor 6, with translation MGGQLSKALGKLFGNKEMRILMLGLDAAGKTTILYKLKLNQSVTTIPTVGFNVETVTYKNVKFNVWDVGGQDKIRPLWRHYYTGTQGLIFVIDSGDRDRIDEARLELERILADREMRDCLLMVFANKQDLPGAMSPAEVTEKLGLHKMRDRSWYVHPSCATTGEGLFEGLQWLSQNVKGTKS, from the exons ATGGGTGGTCAACTCAGTAAAGCTTTAG GCAAGCTGTTTGGGAATAAGGAGATGCGTATTTTGATGCTTGGGTTAGACGCTGCTGGTAAAACCA CCATCCTGTATAAGCTCAAACTCAACCAATCCGTAACGACCATCCCTACAGTAGGATTCAACGTGGAGACTGTGACGTATAAGAACGTAAAGTTTAATGTATGG GACGTCGGTGGGCAAGATAAGATAAGACCTTTGTGGAGGCATTACTATACTGGTACCCAG GGATTGATATTCGTGATCGACTCGGGAGACAGAGATAGGATCGACGAAGCTCGATTAGAACTAGAACGTATTTTGGCGGATAGAGAAATGAGAGATTGTCTCTTGATGGTATTTGCGAATAAACAGGATTTACCTGGAG CTATGTCACCGGCTGAAGTGACTGAGAAATTGGGGTTACATAAGATGAGGGACAGGAGTTGGTATGTGCATCCTAG TTGCGCAACTACAGGAGAAGGTCTGTTCGAAGGTCTTCAATGGTTATCGCAGAATGTCAAGGGTACCAAGTCATAG